From Mya arenaria isolate MELC-2E11 chromosome 1, ASM2691426v1, a single genomic window includes:
- the LOC128225896 gene encoding M-phase inducer phosphatase 1-like, with protein MPLRLRLFDDVISGFGEDCGASTAELEALLTPEGNKFCNRGDHGLDTPLSIEIPAKPLMRRRAAFDVRRSIFSGKRSADVDLTEDSPIHAFKKAKDISGITPKFNERLTNGIISAVETLEIGNDMIADGSSKYSLPTMPGKHNDLTAISPEVMADVIRGCFNDVIGDVTIVDCRYPYEFEGGHIRGAVNLYTKDEVNSLLHKPAADDQRHVLIFHCEFSSERGPKMYRFLRAQDRMLNSDRYPCLNFPEVYLLDGGYKAFFNKYQDLCDPISYKPMLHENHAADLRHFRVKSKSWTGEDGNQKTSRRHRSRLGRHLSF; from the exons ATGCCGCTCAG ATTGAGATTGtttgatgacgtcatttccggatTTGGTGAAGACTGTGGGGCTTCCACTGCTGAACTCGAGGCCTTGTTGACACCTGAAGGAAACAAATTCTGTAATAGAGGCGATCATGGATTGGACACGCCTTTGTCG ATTGAAATTCCCGCAAAACCGTTGATGCGACGTCGCGCTGCATTTGACGTCAGACGCAGCATCTTTTCCGGAAAGCGCTCTGCTGACGTAGACCTAACAGAGGATTCACCAATTCATGCATTCAAAAAGGCCAAAGATATTTCGGGTATAACTCCCAAATTCAACGAACGTTTAACAAATGGGATCATCAGCGCGGTCGAAACGCTTGAAATCGGAAATGACATGATCGCTGACGGGTCAAGTAAATACTCACTTCCGACAATGCCCGGAAAGCACAACGATCTTACGGCCATCTCACCGGAAGTGATGGCTGATGTAATTCGTGGATGTTTCAATGACGTCATTGGTGACGTCACCATTGTGGATTGCCGTTACCCGTACGAGTTCGAGGGCGGGCACATCAGAGGGGCTGTAAACTTGTACACGAAAGATGAGGTCAACAGCTTGCTTCATAAACCAGCAGCTGACGACCAGCGTCACGTGCTGATCTTCCACTGTGAATTCTCATCAGAAAGGGGGCCCAAAAT GTACCGGTTTCTTCGCGCGCAAGACCGGATGTTGAACAGCGACAGGTACCCGTGTCTCAACTTTCCGGAAGTGTACCTTCTCGATGGCGGATACAAGGCATTTTTCAACAAGTATCAg GACCTGTGTGATCCAATCAGCTACAAACCCATGTTGCATGAGAACCACGCGGCCGACCTTCGTCACTTCCGGGTGAAGTCTAAATCCTGGACGGGGGAGGACGGTAATCAGAAGACGAGCAGACGCCACCGCAGTCGTCTAGGCCGCCATCTTAGTTTCTGA
- the LOC128225907 gene encoding M-phase inducer phosphatase 1-like: MPLRLRLFDDVISEFDDDCGVSPAELETVLTPRGKGDKFCMQDDHGLDTPLSIEIPAKPLMRRRAAFDVRRSIFSEKRSADVDLTEESPIHAFKKAKDVSGITPKSNERLTNGIISAVETLEIGNDMIADGSSKYSLPTIPGKHKDLSSISPEVMADVVRGCFNDIIGDVTIVDCRYPYEFEGGHIRGAVNMYTKDEVNSLLQKPVADDKIHVLIFHCEVSSERGPKMYRFLRAQDRMLNSNRYPRLNFPEVYLLHGGYKAFFNKYQELCDPISYKPMLHENHAADLRHFRVKSKSWTGEDGNQKTSRRHRSRLGRHLSF, from the exons ATGCCGCTCAG ATTGAGATTGTTcgatgacgtcatttccgaattCGATGACGACTGCGGGGTTTCCCCTGCTGAACTCGAGACCGTGTTGACGCCTAGAGGAAAGGGGGACAAATTCTGCATGCAAGATGATCATGGATTGGACACGCCTTTGTCG ATTGAAATTCCCGCAAAACCGTTGATGCGACGTCGCGCTGCGTTTGACGTCAGACGCAGCATCTTTTCCGAAAAGCGCTCTGCTGACGTAGACCTTACAGAGGAGTCAccaatacatgcatttaaaaagGCCAAAGATGTTTCGGGCATAACTCCCAAATCCAACGAACGTTTAACAAACGGGATCATCAGCGCGGTCGAAACGCTTGAAATCGGAAATGACATGATCGCTGACGGGTCAAGTAAATACTCACTTCCTACAATTCCCGGAAAGCACAAAGACCTTTCGTCCATCTCACCGGAAGTGATGGCTGATGTAGTTCGTGGATGCTTCAATGACATCATTGGTGACGTCACCATTGTGGATTGCCGGTACCCGTATGAGTTCGAGGGCGGGCACATCAGAGGGGCTGTTAACATGTATACGAAGGATGAGGTCAACAGCTTGCTTCAGAAACCAGTAGCTGACGACAAGATTCACGTGCTGATCTTCCACTGTGAAGTCTCATCAGAAAGAGGGCCTAAAAT GTACCGGTTCCTACGAGCGCAAGACAGGATGTTGAATAGCAACAGGTATCCGCGTCTAAACTTCCCGGAAGTGTACCTACTACATGGCGGATACAAGGCCTTTTTCAATAAGTATCag GAACTGTGTGATCCAATCAGCTACAAACCCATGTTGCATGAGAACCACGCAGCCGACCTACGTCACTTCCGTGTGAAGTCTAAATCCTGGACGGGGGAGGACGGTAATCAGAAGACAAGTAGACGACACCGCAGTCGTCTAGGCCGCCATCTTAGTTTCTGA
- the LOC128225917 gene encoding M-phase inducer phosphatase 1-like codes for MPLRLRLFDDVISGFDDVCGVSPAELETVLTPRGKGDKFCMQDDHGLDTPLSIEIPAKPLMRRRAAFDFRRSIFSGKRSADHKDLTSISPEVTADVIRGSFSDVIGDVTIVDCRYPYEFEGGHIRGALNMYTKDEVNSLLQKPVADDKRHVPVPSRARPNVKQRQVPRLNFPEVYLLHGGYKDFFKMYQDLCDPISYTPMLHENHAADLRHFRVKSKSWTGEDGNQKTSRRHRSRLGRHLSF; via the exons ATGCCGCTCAG ATTGAGATTGTTcgatgacgtcatttccggatTCGATGACGTCTGCGGGGTTTCCCCTGCTGAACTCGAGACCGTGTTGACGCCTAGAGGAAAGGGGGACAAATTCTGCATGCAAGATGATCATGGATTGGACACGCCTTTGTCG ATTGAAATTCCCGCAAAACCGTTGATGCGACGACGCGCTGCGTTTGACTTCAGACGCAGCATCTTTTCCGGAAAGCGCTCTGCGGAC CACAAAGACCTTACGTCCATCTCACCGGAAGTGACGGCTGATGTTATTCGTGGAAGCTTCAGTGATGTCATTGGTGACGTGACCATTGTGGATTGCCGTTACCCGTACGAGTTCGAGGGCGGGCACATCAGAGGGGctttaaacatgtacacaaaagATGAGGTCAACAGCTTGCTTCAGAAACCAGTAGCTGACGACAAGCGTCAC GTACCGGTTCCTTCGCGAGCAAGACCGAATGTTAAACAGCGACAGGTACCGCGTCTCAACTTCCCGGAAGTGTACCTACTCCATGGCGGATACAAGGACTTCTTCAAAATGTATCAG GACCTGTGTGATCCAATCAGCTACACACCCATGTTGCATGAGAACCACGCAGCCGACCTACGTCACTTCCGTGTGAAGTCTAAATCCTGGACGGGGGAGGACGGTAATCAGAAGACAAGTAGACGACACCGCAGTCGTCTAGGCCGCCATCTTAGTTTTTGA